Proteins found in one Nocardia brasiliensis ATCC 700358 genomic segment:
- a CDS encoding 30S ribosomal protein bS22, whose translation MGSVIKKRRKRMSKKKHRKLLRRTRVQRRKLGK comes from the coding sequence ATGGGTTCTGTGATCAAGAAGCGCCGCAAGCGCATGTCGAAGAAGAAGCACCGCAAGCTGCTTCGCCGCACACGCGTGCAGCGGCGCAAACTCGGCAAGTAA
- the hemC gene encoding hydroxymethylbilane synthase, which produces MTLVQEEDTVTAANMRSPWRIGTRGSLLALTQAGTIRDELVAAGHPAELVVIKTAGDLSAEPVQQIGVGVFTSALRDELVAGTIDIAVHSYKDLPTAQDERFTIAAIPAREDPRDALVARDGLVLGELPPGAKVGTSAPRRASQLRALGLGLDIVALRGNLDTRLRKVSEGQLDAVVVAKAGLARIGRLDAVTEALEPVQMLPAPGQGALAIECRSDAAELIEALAAFDDAATRAAITAERALLAELEAGCSAPVGALAEVVESIDDDGRIFDELSLRGCAAAVDGSDVLRASVVGAPENAEQLGRALARELLELGARELLSVPEPDAGSSTSAVSAPATDFTQPSPMENSQ; this is translated from the coding sequence ATGACACTCGTGCAGGAAGAGGACACCGTGACGGCAGCAAACATGCGCTCGCCGTGGCGGATCGGCACGCGCGGCAGCCTGCTCGCGCTCACCCAGGCGGGCACGATCCGCGACGAACTGGTCGCCGCGGGGCATCCGGCCGAGCTGGTGGTGATCAAGACCGCGGGCGATCTGTCCGCCGAGCCGGTGCAGCAGATCGGGGTCGGCGTCTTCACCTCCGCGCTGCGCGACGAACTCGTCGCGGGCACCATCGACATCGCGGTGCACTCGTACAAGGATCTGCCGACCGCACAGGACGAGCGTTTCACCATCGCCGCCATCCCGGCGCGCGAGGACCCGCGCGACGCACTGGTGGCGCGCGACGGTCTCGTGCTCGGTGAGCTGCCGCCGGGGGCCAAGGTCGGCACGTCCGCGCCGCGGCGCGCGTCGCAGTTGCGGGCGCTCGGTCTCGGCCTGGACATCGTGGCGCTGCGCGGCAATCTGGACACCCGGCTGCGCAAGGTCAGCGAGGGGCAGCTGGACGCGGTCGTGGTCGCCAAGGCCGGGCTCGCCCGGATCGGCAGACTCGACGCGGTCACCGAGGCGCTGGAGCCGGTACAGATGCTGCCCGCGCCCGGTCAGGGTGCGCTGGCGATCGAATGCCGCAGCGACGCCGCCGAACTCATCGAGGCGCTCGCGGCCTTCGACGACGCCGCCACCCGCGCGGCGATCACCGCGGAGCGGGCGTTGCTCGCCGAACTGGAGGCGGGATGCTCCGCACCGGTCGGCGCGCTGGCCGAGGTGGTCGAGTCGATCGACGACGACGGGCGCATCTTCGACGAGCTCTCGCTGCGCGGCTGTGCCGCCGCCGTCGACGGTTCCGACGTGCTCAGAGCGTCGGTGGTCGGCGCGCCGGAGAACGCGGAGCAGCTCGGCCGCGCGCTGGCCCGCGAACTACTGGAACTGGGCGCGCGTGAGCTGCTCAGTGTGCCCGAACCGGATGCCGGTTCATCCACCTCGGCGGTGAGTGCGCCCGCCACAGACTTCACCCAACCCAGCCCAATGGAGAACAGCCAATGA
- a CDS encoding glutaredoxin family protein has translation MTNPTHSVTLLTRSGCGLCVTALDQLRVICADFGLEPATVDVDEAAATDPGLRAEFGDRLPVVLLDGREHSYFDVDEGRLRADLSR, from the coding sequence ATGACCAATCCCACACATTCGGTGACCCTGTTGACCAGATCCGGCTGTGGCCTGTGCGTCACCGCGCTGGACCAGCTGCGCGTGATCTGCGCCGATTTCGGGCTCGAGCCCGCGACCGTCGACGTGGACGAGGCGGCGGCCACCGATCCCGGCCTGCGCGCGGAGTTCGGCGACCGGTTGCCGGTGGTGCTGCTCGACGGTCGTGAGCACAGCTATTTCGACGTCGACGAGGGCCGATTGCGCGCCGACCTGAGCCGCTGA
- a CDS encoding HAD family hydrolase: protein MGEIGQGLQDQLARIPRSPFGPSEEELRANLAGEASADAALSLHDAELAAAEPDPTSPEVPRDLTAAAFFDVDNTMVQGASIVHFARGLAARKYFKTSDLVDVAWKQVKFRVTGRENSSDMASGKEKALAFIAGRPTAELAELGEEIYDEIIADKIWPGTRALAQMHLDAGQQVWLVTATPVELAQVIAKRLGLTGALGTVAESVDGKFTGRLVGDILHGLGKAHAVRTLAIREGLNLKRCSAYSDSHNDVPMLSLVGTAVAINPDSDLREVAKNRGWEIRDFRTGRKAAKIGVPTALALGAAGGAVAAAVTRKRDH from the coding sequence CTGGGCGAGATCGGCCAGGGTCTGCAGGATCAACTGGCCCGTATTCCGCGCAGTCCGTTCGGTCCGAGCGAGGAAGAGCTGCGCGCCAACCTGGCCGGTGAGGCGAGCGCCGATGCCGCGCTCTCGCTGCACGACGCGGAATTGGCGGCGGCGGAGCCGGATCCGACCAGCCCCGAGGTGCCGCGCGACCTGACCGCGGCGGCGTTCTTCGACGTGGACAACACGATGGTGCAGGGCGCGTCCATCGTGCACTTCGCCCGCGGCCTGGCCGCGCGCAAGTACTTCAAGACCTCCGACCTGGTCGACGTGGCGTGGAAGCAGGTCAAGTTCCGGGTCACCGGGCGGGAGAACAGCTCCGACATGGCCAGCGGCAAGGAGAAGGCGCTGGCGTTCATCGCCGGGCGCCCCACCGCCGAGCTGGCCGAACTGGGCGAGGAGATCTACGACGAGATCATCGCCGACAAGATCTGGCCGGGCACAAGGGCTCTCGCGCAGATGCACCTGGACGCCGGCCAGCAGGTGTGGCTGGTCACCGCCACGCCGGTCGAGCTGGCGCAGGTGATCGCCAAGCGGCTCGGGCTGACCGGTGCGCTGGGCACGGTGGCCGAGAGCGTGGACGGTAAGTTCACCGGCCGCCTGGTCGGTGACATCCTGCACGGACTCGGCAAGGCGCACGCGGTGCGCACGCTGGCGATCCGGGAAGGGTTGAACCTCAAGCGCTGTAGCGCCTACTCCGACAGCCACAACGACGTGCCGATGCTCTCGCTGGTCGGCACCGCGGTCGCGATCAACCCCGACTCGGACCTACGCGAGGTCGCGAAGAACCGGGGCTGGGAGATCCGCGATTTCCGCACCGGCCGCAAAGCCGCGAAGATCGGCGTGCCAACGGCTTTGGCGCTCGGCGCGGCCGGTGGCGCGGTGGCCGCGGCGGTCACGCGCAAGCGCGATCACTGA
- a CDS encoding NAD-dependent epimerase/dehydratase family protein, which yields MPAGSDVRDGHTPKVVLVTGASRFFGGNVVARLAQDPGIERILAVDTMTPSRELQRRMGRAEFVRADIRNPLIRKVVDGSAVDTVVHTAVLAKPPAGASRAVMKDLNVLGAMQLLAVCQKAPTVRRVVVRSSSAVYGCSAKDPAKFAEEMSARTPPSGGFARDMIEIEGYVRGLARRRPDIATTILRFAPIVGPRLAGRSAQYLRSPLTPTVFGRDARMQLVHEEDAVAALAHAALAGRGGTVNVAGDGALALSQAVRRAGRVEFPVPFALFRSAGRILMGPVMREFSGEQLDYFHFGCGLDTTRMRAELGFVPRWTTVQAFDDFIGGAASRPVIDPKWIDAAESRLLGLLGAGTGAQQ from the coding sequence GTGCCGGCTGGTTCTGACGTTCGGGACGGACACACACCGAAGGTGGTGTTGGTAACCGGTGCGAGCCGCTTTTTCGGCGGCAACGTGGTCGCTCGTCTCGCGCAGGATCCCGGTATCGAACGCATTCTCGCCGTCGACACCATGACCCCCAGCCGGGAACTGCAGCGCCGCATGGGCCGCGCCGAGTTCGTCCGCGCGGATATCCGAAATCCCTTGATCCGCAAGGTGGTCGACGGCAGCGCCGTGGACACGGTGGTGCACACCGCGGTGCTGGCCAAGCCGCCCGCCGGCGCGTCACGTGCGGTGATGAAGGACCTCAACGTGCTCGGCGCCATGCAGCTGCTCGCGGTGTGCCAGAAGGCGCCGACGGTGCGCCGGGTCGTGGTGCGTTCCTCGTCCGCGGTGTACGGCTGCAGCGCGAAGGACCCTGCGAAATTCGCCGAGGAAATGAGCGCGCGCACGCCGCCGAGCGGTGGCTTCGCCCGCGACATGATCGAAATCGAAGGATATGTGCGCGGATTGGCTCGGCGCCGGCCCGATATCGCGACGACAATTCTGCGATTCGCACCGATCGTCGGGCCGCGCCTGGCCGGGCGTAGTGCGCAGTATCTGCGTTCCCCGCTGACGCCGACCGTGTTCGGCCGCGACGCCAGGATGCAACTGGTGCACGAGGAGGACGCGGTCGCCGCGCTGGCGCACGCCGCGCTCGCCGGGCGCGGCGGCACCGTCAACGTGGCCGGTGACGGCGCGCTGGCGCTGTCGCAGGCGGTGCGCCGGGCCGGGCGGGTCGAGTTCCCGGTGCCGTTCGCGCTGTTCCGCAGCGCGGGGCGGATTCTGATGGGGCCGGTGATGCGCGAATTCTCCGGCGAGCAGCTCGACTATTTCCATTTCGGTTGTGGCCTGGACACCACCCGGATGCGAGCCGAACTCGGTTTCGTGCCGCGCTGGACGACCGTGCAGGCCTTCGACGACTTCATCGGGGGCGCAGCGTCGCGGCCCGTCATCGACCCCAAATGGATCGATGCCGCAGAATCCAGACTGCTCGGCCTGCTCGGGGCCGGTACGGGAGCACAGCAATGA
- a CDS encoding redox-sensing transcriptional repressor Rex, producing MTEQHEAPGGVSGRALQRGIPQATVARLATYLRVLATLADEGVAIVSSEELAVAAGVNSAKLRKDLSFLGPNGVRGVGYDVAKLRARIEDVLGLSQGHRVVLVGAGNLGRALVGYGGFQRRGFTVVGIFDNDIEVIGLPVAGLVVRDVAELAGAVAALEPTIAVITVPDDAAQDACDRLVAAGLESILSFAPCELLAPASVEVRRVDLAVELQMLSFERVRNADSAAVAAVAEPEVARAVSGRIAHRSPTHTSAAHPALKHSAAAHTATSHTATEPKSKGSVVTP from the coding sequence GTGACAGAGCAGCATGAGGCGCCCGGCGGCGTCTCCGGCAGGGCTCTGCAGCGAGGCATCCCGCAAGCGACCGTGGCGCGGCTGGCGACCTATCTCCGAGTCCTTGCCACATTGGCCGACGAGGGTGTTGCCATCGTATCGAGTGAGGAACTGGCTGTCGCGGCGGGTGTCAATTCCGCGAAGCTGCGCAAGGACCTTTCCTTCCTCGGGCCCAACGGGGTACGGGGTGTCGGCTATGACGTAGCCAAGCTACGGGCCAGGATCGAGGATGTGCTCGGCCTGTCGCAGGGACACCGCGTGGTGCTCGTCGGCGCCGGGAATCTCGGCCGGGCCCTGGTCGGCTACGGCGGGTTCCAGCGGCGCGGCTTCACCGTGGTCGGCATCTTCGACAACGACATCGAGGTGATCGGTCTCCCGGTGGCGGGCCTGGTGGTGCGCGATGTCGCCGAGCTGGCCGGCGCGGTCGCCGCGCTGGAACCGACCATCGCGGTCATCACCGTGCCCGACGACGCCGCCCAGGACGCCTGCGACCGGCTGGTCGCGGCCGGGCTGGAGTCCATCCTGAGCTTCGCGCCCTGCGAGTTGCTCGCGCCCGCCTCGGTCGAGGTGCGCCGGGTCGATCTGGCGGTCGAATTGCAGATGCTCTCGTTCGAACGGGTGCGCAACGCCGACAGCGCGGCCGTCGCGGCCGTCGCCGAGCCCGAGGTGGCGCGGGCCGTCTCCGGCCGGATCGCGCACCGCTCGCCCACCCACACCTCGGCCGCTCACCCGGCACTCAAGCATTCGGCAGCCGCGCACACGGCGACCTCGCATACGGCAACGGAGCCAAAGAGCAAGGGATCGGTGGTTACTCCATGA
- a CDS encoding lysophospholipid acyltransferase family protein, with protein sequence MNDVAKVIQLHDIQVEARPRPPARRWPDLPQGEPPGQVTSLTERLAAAEPPAPQSLSDLVRGAIGKQIGKTAEFARRRLTGDYQVDEFGFDEHLLESVLLPALRPMSELWFRAEVSGMANIPEVGGALIVANHAGTVPLDGLMLQLAIHDRHPKQRALRLLAADLIFETPVLGSLARKAGHTLACREDAERLLRAGELTGVFPEGFKGVGKQYADRYKLQRFGRGGFVAAAVRTGVPIIPCSIVGSEEIYPKLADIKPLARLLGLPYFPVTPLFPHLGPLGALPLPSKWYIEFGTPIPTTGYEPEAADDPMTMFEVTDQVRETIQSTLYKLLTKRRNPFTG encoded by the coding sequence ATGAACGACGTAGCGAAAGTCATCCAACTCCACGACATACAGGTCGAGGCCCGGCCGCGACCGCCCGCCCGGCGCTGGCCCGACCTCCCGCAGGGCGAGCCACCCGGCCAGGTGACGTCGCTGACCGAGCGGCTCGCCGCCGCCGAACCGCCTGCCCCGCAATCGCTCTCGGATCTGGTGCGGGGCGCGATCGGCAAGCAGATCGGTAAGACCGCGGAGTTCGCCCGGCGCCGGCTCACCGGCGACTACCAGGTGGACGAGTTCGGTTTCGACGAGCACCTGCTCGAGTCGGTGTTGCTGCCCGCGCTGCGGCCGATGTCGGAGCTGTGGTTCCGGGCCGAAGTCAGCGGCATGGCGAACATTCCGGAGGTGGGTGGCGCGCTGATCGTGGCCAACCACGCCGGCACCGTGCCGCTGGACGGCCTGATGCTGCAACTGGCGATCCACGATCGGCATCCGAAGCAGCGGGCGCTGCGGCTGCTGGCCGCCGACCTGATCTTCGAGACGCCGGTGCTCGGCTCGCTGGCCAGGAAGGCCGGGCACACGCTGGCCTGCCGGGAGGACGCCGAAAGGCTCCTCCGCGCAGGCGAATTGACCGGTGTCTTCCCCGAGGGCTTCAAAGGTGTCGGCAAGCAGTATGCCGACCGCTACAAGCTGCAGCGGTTCGGCCGCGGCGGTTTCGTGGCCGCGGCGGTGCGCACCGGCGTGCCGATCATCCCGTGCTCCATCGTCGGCTCCGAGGAGATCTACCCGAAGCTGGCCGACATCAAGCCGCTGGCCCGGTTGCTCGGTTTGCCGTATTTCCCGGTGACACCGCTGTTTCCGCACCTCGGCCCGCTGGGCGCGCTACCGCTGCCGTCGAAGTGGTACATCGAATTCGGCACACCCATCCCGACCACCGGCTACGAGCCGGAGGCTGCCGACGACCCGATGACCATGTTCGAGGTCACCGACCAGGTGCGCGAGACCATCCAGTCGACGCTGTACAAACTGCTCACCAAGCGCCGCAACCCGTTCACCGGGTAG
- a CDS encoding glutamyl-tRNA reductase: MSVLLVGISHRSAPVSVLEKVAITDTDRPKLIERLLASSHVSEAMIVSTCNRVEVYAVVDAFHGGLAEVGDLLTKHSGLPLPDLTKHAYVRYSEAAAEHLFAVASGLDSMVIGEQQVLSQIRGAYASADAQQAVGRTLHELAQHALRVGKRVHSETGIDRAGASVVSVALDRAQQVLGPLAGRTAVVVGAGAMGGLAVAHLSRAGIGRIIVVNRTMARAKRLAETAGTHGVEAEARELSRLTEAMAVADVVVTCTGAVGHVVTLADTHRALADRERAGEFATAERPLVFCDLGLPRDVEHAVAGLPGVTVIDIETLQRDPAAGAAADDTAAARSIVADELAKYLTGQRMAEVTPTVAALRQRAAEVVEAELLRLDSRLPSLADPERDEVARTVRRVVDKLLHAPTVRVKQLASTPGGDSYAEALRELFELKPGAAQAVAAPMEITAIGEHAGLLRADADIALADDFTASHRADEQGQTA, encoded by the coding sequence ATGAGCGTCTTGTTGGTCGGTATTTCGCACCGGAGCGCGCCCGTTTCGGTGCTGGAGAAGGTGGCGATCACCGACACCGACCGACCCAAGCTGATCGAGCGCCTGCTGGCTTCCAGTCACGTGTCCGAGGCGATGATCGTCTCCACCTGCAACCGCGTGGAGGTCTACGCGGTCGTCGACGCCTTCCACGGTGGTCTCGCCGAGGTCGGCGATCTGCTCACCAAGCATTCCGGGCTGCCGCTGCCCGATCTGACCAAGCACGCGTACGTCCGCTACAGCGAGGCCGCCGCCGAGCATCTGTTCGCGGTGGCCAGTGGGCTGGATTCGATGGTGATCGGCGAGCAGCAGGTGCTCAGCCAGATCCGCGGCGCCTACGCCTCCGCCGACGCCCAGCAGGCGGTCGGGCGGACCCTGCACGAGCTGGCCCAGCACGCGCTGCGGGTCGGCAAGCGGGTGCACTCGGAGACCGGGATCGACCGGGCCGGTGCGTCGGTGGTGTCGGTGGCGCTCGATCGCGCGCAGCAGGTGCTCGGCCCGCTGGCCGGCCGCACCGCCGTGGTCGTCGGGGCCGGCGCGATGGGCGGCCTTGCGGTGGCGCATCTCTCGCGGGCCGGCATCGGCCGGATCATCGTGGTGAACCGCACCATGGCGCGGGCGAAGCGGCTCGCCGAGACCGCGGGCACGCACGGAGTCGAGGCGGAGGCCCGCGAACTGTCCCGGCTCACCGAGGCGATGGCGGTGGCCGACGTGGTCGTCACCTGCACCGGTGCGGTCGGCCACGTGGTGACGCTGGCCGACACCCATCGGGCCCTGGCCGACCGGGAGCGCGCGGGCGAATTCGCCACGGCGGAACGGCCTTTGGTGTTCTGTGACCTCGGCCTGCCGCGTGATGTCGAGCACGCGGTGGCCGGACTGCCCGGCGTCACGGTGATCGATATCGAGACGCTGCAACGGGATCCGGCCGCGGGCGCGGCCGCCGACGACACCGCCGCGGCGCGCTCGATCGTCGCCGACGAACTCGCCAAGTACCTGACCGGTCAGCGGATGGCCGAGGTCACCCCGACCGTCGCCGCGCTGCGCCAGCGCGCCGCCGAGGTGGTGGAAGCCGAACTGCTGCGGCTGGATTCGCGGCTGCCCAGCCTGGCCGACCCGGAACGTGACGAGGTGGCGCGCACCGTGCGCCGCGTGGTGGACAAGCTGCTGCACGCCCCGACGGTGCGGGTCAAGCAGCTCGCCTCGACCCCGGGCGGCGACAGCTACGCCGAGGCGCTGCGCGAGCTGTTCGAGCTGAAACCGGGTGCGGCGCAAGCGGTTGCCGCGCCGATGGAGATCACCGCGATCGGCGAGCACGCCGGCCTGCTGCGCGCCGACGCCGATATCGCGCTGGCGGACGACTTCACCGCGAGTCACCGCGCCGACGAACAGGGGCAGACGGCATGA
- the hemB gene encoding porphobilinogen synthase, which translates to MTGMDRPRRLRRTPALRRLVAETTLEPRQLVLPMFVADGLEEPREISSMPGVVQHSMDSLRKAAVEAVTAGVGGLMLFGIPRPEDKDATGSQASDPDGILNRGLRALSDEVGSATVLMADTCLDEFTDHGHCGVVAADGSVDNDATLHRYVEMALAQAAAGADLLGTSGMMDGQVGAIRRGLDAVGRTDTGILAYAAKYASAFYGPFREAVASSLEGDRRTYQQDPANRREAIRELDLDLAEGADLVMVKPAMSYLDILRDVADHSPVPVAAYQISGEYAMITAAAERGWIDRRGAVLESLMGIRRAGADIVLTYWATEAAHWLS; encoded by the coding sequence ATGACCGGAATGGACCGCCCACGGCGGTTGCGCCGTACCCCCGCCCTGCGTCGACTCGTGGCCGAAACCACACTGGAGCCACGGCAATTGGTGTTGCCGATGTTCGTGGCCGACGGCCTGGAAGAGCCGCGGGAAATCAGTTCCATGCCGGGGGTCGTGCAGCATTCGATGGACTCGCTGCGCAAGGCCGCCGTCGAGGCGGTGACCGCGGGCGTCGGCGGGCTCATGCTGTTCGGCATCCCGCGCCCGGAGGACAAGGACGCCACCGGCAGCCAGGCCAGTGATCCGGACGGCATTCTGAACCGCGGTCTGCGGGCGCTGTCCGACGAGGTCGGCTCGGCCACCGTGCTCATGGCCGACACCTGTCTCGACGAGTTCACCGACCACGGGCACTGCGGTGTGGTCGCCGCCGACGGATCCGTGGACAACGACGCCACCCTGCACCGCTACGTCGAGATGGCGCTGGCCCAGGCCGCCGCCGGCGCCGATCTGCTCGGCACCAGCGGCATGATGGACGGCCAGGTCGGCGCGATCCGCCGCGGCCTGGACGCGGTGGGCCGCACCGATACCGGCATCCTGGCCTACGCCGCCAAGTACGCCTCGGCGTTCTACGGCCCGTTCCGTGAGGCCGTCGCCTCCTCGCTGGAGGGCGACCGGCGCACCTACCAGCAGGACCCGGCGAACCGCCGCGAAGCGATCCGGGAACTGGACCTCGACCTCGCCGAGGGCGCGGACCTGGTGATGGTGAAGCCGGCCATGTCGTACCTGGACATCCTGCGCGACGTCGCCGACCATTCGCCGGTGCCGGTCGCCGCCTACCAGATCTCCGGCGAGTACGCGATGATCACCGCCGCCGCCGAGCGGGGCTGGATCGACCGCCGCGGCGCCGTGCTCGAATCGCTCATGGGCATCCGCCGGGCCGGTGCGGACATCGTGCTCACCTACTGGGCGACCGAGGCCGCACACTGGTTGTCGTGA
- a CDS encoding uroporphyrinogen-III synthase, with the protein MSARATKKHPGRILFVGSGPGDPALLTVRAREVIGRATLAFTDPDVDKGVLALIGTAVEPGPDGERPVDVRPALGEPAEVAKTLIAEARNGFDVVRVVAGDPLTTDSVIAEVNAVTRSHMVFEVLPGLPNGSAVPSYAGIALGSGHTEADVRGEVDWAALAAAPGPLVLHATSGHLAETASALVEHGMAPQTPVAVTVRGTTRQQRTIEATLATLNSAASELVGPLVVTIGKVVASRSKMSWWESRALYGWTVLVPRTKDQAGEMSERLVTHGAIPMEVPTIAVEPPRSPAQMERAVKGLVDGRYQWVVFTSTNAVRAVWEKFAEFGLDARAFSGVKIACVGEATADKVRSFGINPELVPSGEQSSEGLLADFPPYDDVFDPVNRVLLPRADIATETLAEGLRDRGWEIDDVTAYRTVRASPPPAETREMIKTGGFDAVLFTSSSTVRNLVGIAGKPHARTIVACIGPKTAETAIEFGLRVDVQPEVAQVGPLVEALAEHAARLRAEGLLPPPRKKSRRSR; encoded by the coding sequence ATGAGCGCGCGAGCAACTAAGAAGCACCCCGGTCGGATCCTTTTCGTCGGGTCGGGTCCCGGTGACCCGGCGTTGCTGACGGTGCGTGCCCGCGAGGTGATCGGGCGCGCCACCCTGGCGTTCACCGACCCCGATGTGGACAAGGGCGTGCTCGCCCTGATCGGGACCGCGGTCGAGCCCGGCCCGGACGGTGAACGCCCGGTCGACGTGCGGCCCGCGCTCGGTGAACCCGCCGAGGTGGCCAAGACGCTGATCGCGGAGGCCCGCAACGGCTTCGACGTGGTCCGGGTGGTCGCCGGCGATCCGCTCACCACCGATTCGGTGATCGCCGAGGTGAACGCGGTGACCCGCTCGCACATGGTGTTCGAGGTGCTGCCCGGGCTGCCCAACGGCTCGGCCGTGCCCAGCTACGCCGGCATCGCGCTCGGCTCCGGGCACACCGAGGCGGACGTGCGCGGCGAAGTGGACTGGGCCGCGCTCGCCGCCGCGCCGGGACCGCTGGTGCTGCACGCGACCTCGGGCCACCTGGCCGAAACCGCCAGTGCCCTGGTGGAACACGGGATGGCGCCGCAGACCCCGGTCGCGGTGACCGTACGCGGCACCACCCGCCAGCAGCGCACCATCGAGGCGACCCTGGCCACGCTGAACAGCGCCGCCTCCGAGCTGGTCGGCCCGCTGGTGGTGACCATCGGCAAGGTGGTCGCGTCCCGGTCGAAGATGTCCTGGTGGGAGTCGCGCGCCCTGTACGGCTGGACCGTGCTGGTGCCGCGCACCAAGGATCAGGCGGGGGAGATGAGCGAGCGGCTCGTCACCCACGGTGCCATCCCGATGGAGGTGCCGACCATCGCGGTCGAGCCGCCGCGCAGCCCCGCCCAGATGGAGCGGGCGGTCAAGGGTCTGGTCGACGGCCGGTACCAGTGGGTGGTGTTCACCTCCACCAACGCGGTGCGCGCGGTGTGGGAGAAGTTCGCCGAATTCGGTTTGGACGCACGGGCTTTCTCCGGCGTGAAGATCGCCTGCGTCGGTGAGGCCACCGCGGACAAGGTGCGTTCGTTCGGCATCAATCCGGAACTGGTCCCCAGCGGGGAACAGTCCTCCGAGGGCCTGCTCGCCGACTTCCCGCCCTATGACGACGTTTTCGATCCGGTGAACCGGGTCCTGTTGCCGCGCGCCGATATCGCGACCGAGACGCTGGCCGAGGGGCTGCGCGACCGGGGCTGGGAAATCGACGACGTGACCGCCTACCGCACGGTGCGCGCCTCGCCGCCGCCCGCGGAGACCCGCGAGATGATCAAGACCGGTGGTTTCGACGCGGTCCTGTTCACCTCGTCCTCCACGGTCCGCAACCTGGTCGGCATCGCGGGCAAGCCGCACGCGCGCACCATCGTCGCGTGTATCGGCCCGAAGACCGCCGAGACCGCCATCGAGTTCGGTTTGCGCGTCGACGTGCAGCCCGAGGTCGCGCAGGTCGGTCCGCTGGTCGAGGCGCTCGCCGAGCACGCCGCCCGGCTCCGCGCCGAGGGCCTGCTGCCGCCGCCGCGGAAGAAGAGCCGCCGCAGCCGCTGA
- a CDS encoding tetratricopeptide repeat protein — protein sequence MTPDAGPQEQPPPGARRLPDGRLLIPWHGKQPDGTIAHGMVEIGPDDDRFAAWSESIARRERGELPDDAYPVDTGALPLFLDPRPDPVPTARERRLDALRAIAERGDIGAMEQLAQLLRDASDLAGAERWFRRAAERGSGTAMADLGLLCGTHGRIAEAVHWLEAAVAAGCVGADVQLGLVHLERGQIDEAERWLRPAAEDGSPEALCNMGVVANRRGDAESAEQWYERAAAAGHPTAMRTLGLYLARRGAVERAVALLTEAIRRGRTDAMAILGWLYLEQGDTAGGEYWLRRGADADDPDSMFRLALYLREQESVPFSGDLSEPGVLRAAALIATGRTPAQQEARRWLERAAALGHPQSLQLLHDL from the coding sequence ATGACTCCCGACGCAGGCCCGCAGGAGCAGCCCCCGCCGGGAGCGCGGCGACTGCCCGACGGGCGGCTGCTGATTCCGTGGCACGGCAAGCAGCCGGACGGGACCATCGCGCACGGGATGGTCGAGATCGGCCCCGACGACGACCGGTTCGCCGCATGGAGCGAATCCATCGCCCGGCGCGAACGCGGTGAACTCCCCGACGACGCGTATCCGGTGGATACCGGGGCGCTCCCGCTGTTCCTCGACCCGCGGCCGGACCCCGTGCCGACCGCTCGCGAACGCAGGCTGGACGCGTTGCGGGCGATCGCCGAACGCGGCGATATCGGCGCGATGGAACAGCTCGCGCAGTTGCTGCGCGACGCGAGCGATCTCGCGGGTGCCGAGCGGTGGTTCCGGCGCGCCGCCGAGCGCGGCAGCGGGACCGCGATGGCCGACCTCGGGTTGCTGTGCGGTACGCACGGCCGGATCGCGGAGGCGGTGCACTGGCTGGAGGCCGCGGTCGCGGCGGGTTGCGTGGGCGCGGACGTGCAACTCGGGCTGGTGCATCTGGAACGCGGCCAGATCGACGAGGCCGAGCGGTGGCTGCGGCCCGCGGCCGAGGACGGTTCACCGGAGGCGCTGTGCAATATGGGCGTCGTCGCGAATCGGCGCGGCGACGCCGAGTCCGCCGAGCAGTGGTACGAACGCGCCGCGGCAGCCGGGCATCCCACCGCCATGCGCACCCTCGGCTTGTATCTGGCGCGGCGGGGCGCAGTCGAGCGCGCCGTCGCCCTGCTCACCGAGGCCATCCGCCGCGGCCGCACCGACGCGATGGCCATCCTGGGCTGGCTGTATCTCGAACAGGGCGACACCGCGGGCGGCGAGTACTGGCTGCGCCGCGGCGCCGACGCGGACGATCCGGATTCGATGTTCCGCCTTGCCCTCTACCTGCGCGAGCAGGAATCGGTCCCGTTCTCGGGCGACCTGTCCGAGCCGGGCGTGCTGCGCGCCGCCGCGCTGATCGCGACCGGCCGCACCCCGGCCCAGCAGGAAGCCCGCCGCTGGCTGGAACGCGCCGCCGCGCTCGGCCACCCCCAATCCCTGCAACTCCTGCACGACCTCTGA